A part of Liolophura sinensis isolate JHLJ2023 chromosome 1, CUHK_Ljap_v2, whole genome shotgun sequence genomic DNA contains:
- the LOC135476840 gene encoding centrosomal protein of 112 kDa-like: protein MDSLYGADQGTVKLDEEFDKFLVDMKPYVLTLPHKSDRQRCALWIKKLCEPPTGITGRKNRNMHCQMMLHMLRRGSLDGPFARKPERGPLSTLTPNSSIYFDEPSFGASKKSGIPDWVTGELALGDTTGSSMLKSSTVSSYDPSSFTASSWRSSPNKTDISISPKLRRPHSSIALGMDRDPFSLSPKGILGSKKDHRPFSLDDMSIGKLPDDKPAVTFMTDDLDLDLPKSITKSDEESKDKNALSATAISSVTDDLSDWSRPLQTSEVSDSLSVRSSGLSGLKEDRLVFPSKSTEREVEVKTKMLEAKFHEEKLRLQQKHDTAVQKILDRKNAEIEEVKSHYRQKAKEMEECVTKLDKKVSSQQKESQAAVESKDKQISELRKALQESVESKKNEYEKRLHNILANFEQEKLEMQRQHTKNIQEILDDTNARLARMEEEYSQQTLSTTEVIRELESRLQQLTMEAESTAQSKSALERDKIEKQSMVERLTTDLEELKARCFELEQKLSRREEEHEQELRVLHNKTDATVEFLKQEQNIAAAKAADTISDLEQHMDHLKRSLKDSEDQRQRQIRESEQVYQQDKLHVENLHDKQVRSLKRELEHLELDSQKKIKRLEQIIKDKDDEIKQMKEQNKVQALQAERALEDFKTQVEKNQSRVYDEMKLQMERVEADLNRSKQLREKQAAEFVTQTEEWKQQHEREVTELKVSFEQEKSRLLHESHAQKELIQGELERELEGLKSSQALQVKELEERVRETHRQDTKIINDLEKQCRDQREELVQCNQLRKQQLVELGLLREEEKQKMQRDQEAQLARLRTEMEQQKLELQKTHSAEMEKTLDKANGRLKDIEREYTERAQKSTQTISELQGTIQQLRDEMKKHRETAERRVFDLNVRQEEEKKAIRKQHNTTIDALQQELERQCARARTADKKLEQREIDHEQKMTELKIQYEERMHGLMPASVRQELENTISSLRSQVQSIQQRASILQDELEMRTSVTPSVSFTHTPIKT, encoded by the exons ATGGATAGCTTGTATGGAGCAGATCAGGGTACTGTCAAGCTGGATGAGGAGTTTGATAAATTTTTGGTTGACATGAAACCTTATGTGCTGACCCTACCACACAAGTCAG ATCGTCAAAGGTGTGCTCTGTGGATTAAGAAATTGTGTGAACCACCAACAGGAATAACAGGAAG GAAAAACCGAAATATGCATTGTCAGATGATGCTTCACATGTTAAGACGAGGATCATTGGATGGACCTTTTGCTAGAAAACCAGAAAGAGGGCCTTTGTCAACACTTACACCTAACTCA tccaTTTATTTTGACGAGCCTTCATTTGGGGCTAGTAAGAAAAGTGGAATACCAGACTGGGTAACTGGAGAGCTGGCTTTAGGGGACACAACTGGTTCCTCAATGTTAAAATCATCCACAGTGTCATCATATGATCCATCAAGTTTTACAGCATCTTCATGGAGATCAAGCCCCAACAAAACAGACATATCTATTTCTCCAAAGCTTAG ACGTCCCCATTCCAGTATAGCCCTAGGCATGGACAGAGATCCTTTCTCATTAAGTCCTAAAGGCATATTAGGTTCAAAGAAAGATCACCGACCGTTTTCACTG GATGATATGAGCATTGGCAAATTGCCTGATGATAAGCCTGCTGTGACGTTCATGACAGACGATCTTGACTTAGATTTGCCAAAGAGTATTACAAAATCAG ATGAAGAATCTAAAGATAAGAatgccttgtctgctacagctATCTCAAGTGTCACTGATGAT TTATCTGACTGGAGCAGACCTCTTCAGACCTCTGAGGTGTCCGATTCCTTATCAGTCCGGTCATCAG GATTGTCAGGACTGAAGGAGGACAGACTTGTGTTTCCAAGTAAATCAACAGAAAGAGAG gttgaagtgaaaacaaaaatgcttgAAGCTAAATTCCATGAAGAAAAACTTCGTCTTCAACAGAAGCATGATACAGCTGTCCAAAAG ATATTGGATCGCAAGAATGCTGAAATTGAAGAAGTAAAAAGTCATTATCGCCAAAAAGCCAAAGAAATGGAGGAATGTGTGACAAAGTTGGATAAGAAAG TGAGTTCTCAACAGAAGGAGAGTCAAGCAGCTGTAGAAAGCAAGGATAAGCAAATTTCCGAGCTCAGGAAAGCACTTCAAGAATCTGTTGAATCTAAGAAGAACGAATATGAGAAAAGG CTTCACAATATATTAGCGAACTTTGAGCAGGAAAAGTTGGAAATGCAACGACAACACACAAAGAACATCCAGGAAATTTTAGATGATACAAATGCAAGATTAGCCAGAATGGAAGAGGAATACAGCCAGCAGACGCTCTCCACT ACTGAGGTTATAAGGGAACTGGAAAGTCGTCTTCAGCAGCTGACAATGGAAGCAGAGAGCACAGCCCAGAGCAAGTCAGCCTTAGAGAGAGATAAGATTGAAAAACAGTCAATGGTGGAGAGACTCACTACTGACCTGGAGGAGCTGAAAGCACG GTGTTTTGAGTTGGAACAAAAACTGAGCAGAAGGGAAGAGGAACATGAACAGGAACTGCGAGTGTTACACAACAAGACAGACGCCACTGTAGAGTTTCTAAAACAGGAACAAAACATAGCAGCTGCAAAG GCTGCAGATACTATCTCTGACTTAGAACAACATATGGACCATCTGAAGAGAAGTCTGAAGGATTCAGAAGATCAGAGGCAAAGACAAATCAGG GAATCAGAGCAAGTTTATCAACAagacaagctacatgtagaaaatctacATGACAAGCAG GTTAGGAGTTTGAAAAGAGAACTTGAGCACCTGGAACTGGACTCTCAGAAGAAAATCAAACGGTTGGAACAAATTATAAA AGATAAAGATGATGAGATAAAACAGATGAAAGAGCAGAACAAGGTACAAGCTCTGCAGGCTGAACGAGCTCTAGAGGACTTCAAGACACAGGTGGAGAAGAATCAGAGTCGAGTGTATGATGAGATGAAATTACAG aTGGAACGAGTTGAAGCTGACCTGAACAGATCTAAACAACTGAGGGAAAAACAGGCTGCTGAGTTTGTGACTCAGACAGAGGAGTGGAAACAGCAGCATGAGAGAGAG GTGACAGAACTGAAAGTATCCTTTGAGCAGGAGAAGAGTCGCTTGCTGCATGAGAGTCATGCCCAGAAGGAACTGATACAAGGAGAATTAGAACGTGAACTGGAAGGGCTGAAATCCAGTCAGGCTCTTCAGGTGAAGGAACTTGAGGAGAGAGTCAGAGAAACTCATCGGCAAGACACAAAG ATCATTAATGATCTGGAGAAGCAGTGTCGAGACCAGAGAGAGGAGCTGGTACAGTGTAACCAGCTGAGAAAGCAGCAGCTAGTGGAGCTAGGCCTGCTCAGGGAGGAGGAGAAACAAAAGATGCAGAGGGACCAGGAGGCTCAG CTGGCCCGGTTAAGGACAGAGATGGAACAGCAGAAGTTAGAACTCCAGAAAACACACAGTGCTGAGATGGAGAAGACTTTGGACAAG GCCAATGGTCGACTGAAGGACATTGAAAGGGAATACACAGAACGAGCTCAGAAATCCACACAG ACCATTTCAGAGTTACAAGGTACAATACAGCAGCTGAGAGACGAGATGAAGAA ACATAGAGAAACAGCAGAGAGAAGGGTTTTTGACCTGAATGTTAGACAAGAGGAAGAGAAGAAGGCCATACGCAAACAGCACAACACCACAATTGAT gcTTTGCAGCAAGAACTAGAAAGACAGTGTGCCAGGGCAAGAACTGCAGATAAGAAACTGGAACAGCGAGAGATTGATCATGAGCAGAAG aTGACAGAGTTAAAGATTCAGTATGAAGAGAGGATGCATGGTCTAATGCCAGCTTCTGTTAGACAG GAACTGGAGAATACAATATCATCCCTGCGGTCCCAGGTTCAGTCTATTCAGCAGAGAGCCAGTATCTTACAAGATGAGCTGGAGATGAGGACATCTGTCACCCCTTCCGTGTCTTTCACTCACACACCAATAAAGACATAA
- the LOC135461380 gene encoding uncharacterized protein LOC135461380, with protein sequence MKCPIASSPWLAICSVHLMLMRETLARAVIETESADSKSQSVESPRLGVEIALYVGLASLVVILAGLLLYCITCIQGTKKRHKPVRRYNKPATIIIKPARMKSHHQQTRVMRPVEPVHPAVLDEYETHSLTMYIPPED encoded by the exons ATGAAGTGTCCGATAGCCTCGTCACCATGGCTGGCTATATGTTCGGTGCATTTAATGCTGATGCGAG AGACTCTAGCCCGTGCTGTCATAGAAACTGAAAGCGCAGATAGCAAAAGCCAGTCTGTGGAGAGTCCAAG GCTTGGAGTAGAGATCGCGCTGTATGTGGGCCTGGCCTCACTGGTTGTAATATTGGCCGGTCTTTTGTTATATTGCATCACATGCATACAGG gAACAAAAAAGCGGCACAAACCTGTCAGACGTTATAACAAGCCGGCAACCATCATAATCAAACCAGCCAGAATGAAGAGCCACCATCAACAAACCCGCGTTATGCGGCCAGTAGAACCTGTACACCCTGCCGTTCTGGACGAATATGAAACCCATTCGCTAACCATGTACATTCCACCCGAAGACTAG
- the LOC135480897 gene encoding cytochrome b-c1 complex subunit 2, mitochondrial-like, with amino-acid sequence MATKSASRGIIPGIRRRLYASQAASRAEQGESHLPKQDPKITKLPNGVLVASVENYSPLSRVSVVVNAGSRFEDGDNLGVTHCLRVAASLSTRNSSSFKIIRSLQQIGSNLTCSAGREYIHYSLDCTRDNVETGLGFMKDITTSPVFKPWELAEVQARLRVDRAVLETQPNVEVIELLHEAAFKRSLGCSLYAPSFMIGKYTSEQLQSYVSQFFTCDRLAVVGVGVDHDQLCAESSKFTPFNPTGNEGDPVLYLGGELRKNTDNPLVYAAVAVEGPSINGKDLLPSGVLQMIMGTGPYVKYSGGTSAAHLAQAASSATSQPFAISCINANYQTSGLFGFCAAAQSNDIGKVLKTAFSQFASVTKNGVTDQELARGKNQLKSAIHMQREDGGNLLFDMGEEALGEKALIRLSEVDKAIDAVSVSDVVNVAKRIVNGKATMAAVGNLKNTPCLSELYK; translated from the exons ATGGCAACAAAATCAGCCAGCAGGGGAATTATTCCAGGGATTCGA AGACGGCTGTATGCATCCCAGGCTGCATCCAGAGCTGAACAAGGAGAGTCACATCTGCCAAAGCAGGATCCAAAG ATAACCAAGCTGCCTAATGGTGTACTTGTGGCATCTGTGGAGAACTATTCTCCACTGTCGCGAGTGTCTGTTGTCGTCAACGCTGGCTCTCGTTTTGAAGATGGAGACAACTTAGGTGTGACACATTGCCTGAGGGTAGCAGCTTCACTG AGCACAAGAAATTCCAGCAGCTTTAAGATCATAAGAAGTTTACAGCAAATTGGATCCAACTTGAC GTGCTCAGCTGGACGGGAGTACATTCACTACAGCCTCGACTGCACACGTGACAATGT AGAAACTGGCCTTGGATTTATGAAGGACATTACAACAAGTCCTGTATTCAAACCCTGGGAGTTAGCTGAGGTTCAGGCCAGGCTTAGGGTTGATAGAGCTGTTTTGGAGACCCAGCCTAATGTTG AGGTGATTGAATTACTTCATGAGGCAGCTTTTAAGAGGTCTCTAGGCTGCTCCTTGTATGCACCAAGCTTCATGATCGGCAAATATACCTCAGAGCAG CTGCAGAGCTATGTGAGTCAGTTTTTCACCTGTGACCGCTTGGCTGTTGTTGGTGTTGGAGTGGACCATGATCAGCTATGTGCAGAGAGCAGTAAATTCACACCGTTTAACCCCACAGGCAATGAAGGAGACCCTGTCCTCTACCTGGGAG GTGAGCTGAGAAAGAACACTGATAACCCTCTTGTGTATGCTGCCGTAGCAGTTGAAGGGCCATC GATAAATGGTAAGGACCTGTTGCCTAGCGGAGTACTCCAGATGATCATGGGAACAGGGCCTTATGTCAAATACAGTGGTGGCACATCAGCCGCTCATCTGGCTCAGGCTGCATCTTCAGCTACGTCCCAGCCGTTTGCA ATTTCCTGTATCAATGCAAACTACCAGACCTCGGGATTGTTTGGATTCTGTGCCGCAGCTCAGTCCAATGACATAGGAAAG GTGTTAAAGACTGCATTCTCACAGTTTGCAAGCGTGACAAAGAATGGAGTGACAGACCAGGAGCTAGCGCGTGGAAA GAACCAACTGAAGTCAGCCATCCACATGCAGCGTGAGGACGGGGGTAATCTCTTGTTTGATATGGGAGAGGAAGCCTTAGGGGAGAAAGCCTTGATCCGCCTCTCAGAGGTTGACAAGGCCATCGATGCTGTCTCTGTTAGTGATGTCGTCAAT GTCGCAAAGAGGATTGTGAATGGAAAGGCAACCATGGCAGCTGTAGGAAACCTTAAAAACACCCCCTGTTTATCGGAGCTCTACAAATAG